The Chryseolinea soli genome contains a region encoding:
- a CDS encoding PQQ-binding-like beta-propeller repeat protein, with protein sequence MTNSRIKRLLSGCLSLAFLWACSPDKQNTASTWPTFGHDVSNSKFSALTAIDTANVTQLKEAWRFEDSTDGGGVYFNPVMMDNRVIGLMPSNKLVAMDAATGKRLWEFAPDSSDISNWSKGMTYHAGNPDRIFLISGGTLYSINAENGTVMKDFGHNGRVDFYEGLEVTDAMRAQVAVSSNAPGVVYNDLFIVGCKVPDELPSTPGDIRAFNINTGKLEWVFHVIPKPGEFGADTWSPNARERNGGANCWGGMALDEKRGIVFVPTASPSFDFYGADRPGQNLFANCLLALEAKTGKRIWHFQTTHHDLWDRDNGSPPNLVTVKRDGKAIDAVALVTKMGFLFLFDRETGESLFEVKEVPVDTVSRMPGEKPWPTQPIPVNPPFARQGYQEKFFGGSSAWIKEEIAKNKYKTGIYEPPSMEGSIILPTAHGGSNWGGAAVNPQTNILFVNAIDMPWILKLTDLKKIREANQLNPEILYRTYCSSCHGADKKGGAGPDLTSRAKNYKSAQIASILRKGAPPMPSFKFLSEQQIAAIAAYVRDTVAQQSFETAGIPENNEPYGFNGYNFYLDPENHPAIAPPFGTLTAIDLNTGNIVWQVPLGEDLRFKKMGIPNSGTFNRGGGIATAGGLIFIGATDDNMLRAFDQRTGKVLWEYQLPGMASSIPSTYAIGNKQYVVVSVNGEQANNFKGGYIAFAIP encoded by the coding sequence ATGACGAATTCACGCATAAAACGGCTGCTCAGCGGCTGCCTCTCGTTGGCCTTCCTTTGGGCTTGTTCCCCCGACAAACAAAACACCGCTTCGACCTGGCCCACGTTCGGTCATGATGTTTCCAACAGCAAGTTCTCCGCGCTCACAGCCATCGACACGGCGAATGTCACGCAGTTGAAGGAGGCCTGGCGTTTTGAAGATAGTACAGATGGAGGTGGGGTCTACTTCAATCCCGTGATGATGGACAACCGTGTCATCGGCCTGATGCCTTCCAACAAACTGGTGGCCATGGATGCCGCTACCGGAAAGCGGTTGTGGGAATTTGCACCAGACTCATCCGACATCTCCAACTGGTCGAAGGGAATGACCTACCACGCGGGTAACCCTGACCGTATCTTTCTCATTTCCGGTGGCACGCTGTATTCCATCAACGCCGAGAATGGCACCGTCATGAAGGACTTTGGCCACAATGGACGCGTGGATTTCTACGAAGGCCTGGAGGTGACGGATGCGATGCGTGCGCAGGTGGCCGTCTCCAGCAATGCGCCCGGAGTAGTGTATAACGATCTCTTTATCGTGGGATGCAAAGTGCCGGATGAACTCCCCTCGACACCCGGCGATATCCGCGCGTTCAATATCAACACCGGCAAGTTGGAATGGGTCTTCCACGTGATCCCGAAACCCGGCGAGTTTGGCGCCGACACGTGGAGCCCCAACGCCCGCGAGCGCAACGGTGGCGCTAACTGCTGGGGCGGCATGGCGCTCGACGAAAAACGAGGCATCGTATTCGTACCGACGGCGTCGCCTTCTTTTGATTTCTATGGAGCGGACCGCCCCGGTCAAAATCTTTTTGCCAACTGCCTGCTGGCGCTTGAGGCAAAGACAGGCAAGCGCATCTGGCATTTCCAAACGACACACCACGATCTTTGGGACCGCGACAACGGCTCGCCCCCCAATCTGGTAACCGTCAAGCGCGATGGAAAAGCGATCGACGCCGTTGCGCTTGTCACGAAGATGGGATTTCTGTTTTTGTTCGATCGCGAAACGGGCGAATCTTTATTTGAGGTGAAGGAGGTACCGGTCGACACGGTCAGCCGCATGCCGGGAGAGAAACCCTGGCCCACACAACCCATCCCCGTGAATCCGCCTTTCGCGCGTCAGGGATACCAGGAAAAGTTCTTTGGGGGTTCGTCGGCGTGGATCAAAGAAGAGATCGCAAAAAACAAATACAAGACCGGCATATACGAGCCCCCGTCCATGGAGGGATCGATCATTCTCCCGACGGCCCACGGTGGATCCAACTGGGGTGGAGCGGCGGTCAACCCGCAAACGAACATACTCTTTGTCAACGCCATCGACATGCCCTGGATCCTGAAGCTTACTGATCTAAAAAAAATCCGAGAGGCCAACCAGCTCAATCCTGAAATATTATACAGGACCTACTGCAGCAGTTGTCACGGTGCCGATAAAAAGGGCGGCGCCGGTCCCGATCTGACGTCGCGCGCGAAAAACTACAAGAGCGCGCAGATCGCCAGCATCCTCCGGAAAGGAGCTCCACCTATGCCCTCGTTTAAATTTCTGTCCGAACAACAGATCGCTGCCATCGCCGCATATGTTAGGGACACGGTCGCGCAGCAGTCGTTCGAAACCGCCGGCATTCCGGAGAACAATGAACCGTATGGCTTCAATGGCTACAACTTTTACCTGGATCCCGAAAATCATCCCGCCATCGCTCCGCCGTTTGGCACCCTGACGGCCATCGATCTGAACACCGGCAACATCGTGTGGCAGGTCCCGCTCGGCGAGGACCTGCGATTCAAAAAGATGGGCATTCCAAATTCCGGCACCTTCAACCGCGGCGGCGGAATTGCCACCGCCGGAGGACTGATCTTCATTGGCGCGACAGACGACAACATGCTGCGCGCGTTTGATCAGAGGACAGGGAAAGTGCTATGGGAATATCAATTGCCGGGCATGGCCAGTTCGATACCTTCTACTTATGCCATTGGCAATAAGCAATACGTCGTGGTGTCGGTGAATGGTGAGCAGGCGAATAATTTCAAAGGGGGGTATATTGCTTTTGCGATTCCGTAG
- a CDS encoding DUF4256 domain-containing protein: MKNPKKKLSPEEREELLLALRARFEKNMKRHKGLEWAKVEAKLDGNAEKLWSLNEMEITGGEPDVVGQDKKTGEYIFYDCSAESPKGRRSICYDHEALESRKEHKPGNSAIQMAADWGIEILTEEQYRELQKLGDFDTKTSSWIKTPAEIRKLGGAVFCDRRYDTVFLYHNGAESYYAARGFRGALRV, encoded by the coding sequence ATGAAGAACCCTAAAAAGAAATTGTCACCCGAGGAACGTGAAGAACTACTCTTGGCCTTACGAGCCCGTTTCGAAAAAAACATGAAACGCCATAAGGGTCTTGAATGGGCTAAGGTAGAAGCAAAGCTGGACGGAAATGCCGAAAAACTTTGGTCGCTCAACGAAATGGAAATAACCGGCGGCGAACCGGATGTTGTAGGCCAGGATAAAAAGACGGGCGAATATATTTTTTACGATTGCTCCGCGGAAAGTCCGAAAGGACGCAGAAGCATTTGTTATGATCATGAAGCCCTTGAATCCCGGAAGGAACATAAACCGGGGAACAGCGCGATTCAGATGGCGGCTGATTGGGGCATCGAGATCTTAACAGAAGAGCAGTATCGCGAACTGCAGAAACTTGGGGATTTCGATACGAAAACTTCGAGCTGGATAAAAACACCGGCTGAGATCAGAAAACTCGGCGGCGCTGTTTTCTGTGATCGCCGCTACGACACGGTATTCTTATATCACAATGGCGCGGAGTCTTATTACGCCGCCAGGGGGTTCCGTGGTGCGTTGAGGGTGTGA
- a CDS encoding SDR family oxidoreductase — protein MSAKKVVVAGATGSLGSKIVKALLERGAEVTAMVRATSKRSKLEEMGVKHFVVGDMMDNASLREALSPGRKFDAIVASAAGYTRHSKSDSTKTDTMGYRNLVDAAKEAGIPRFVLISILESDKAVTVPHFHNKYLTEKYLAEKQQPFVALRPGAFFDWADDFMLRKIKKGIVPMFFDNVDYGTIYTPDLARYAAIAATSLPESEVNTAIDVGWATPVNGDTLAAAFEKVLRKPMLAKAVVPAFVIKAIAPIFAMFSHNMKDMLEMVKWVNTGVYVSRNTERQKKLFGDLPTIEEAITRYCRDRHLI, from the coding sequence ATGAGCGCAAAGAAAGTAGTCGTAGCCGGTGCCACGGGTTCACTCGGCAGTAAAATCGTAAAAGCCTTGTTGGAACGAGGTGCTGAGGTAACGGCGATGGTAAGAGCCACGAGCAAGCGAAGTAAACTCGAGGAGATGGGGGTTAAGCATTTTGTCGTCGGGGACATGATGGACAACGCCTCGTTGCGGGAAGCGCTTTCACCAGGACGTAAATTTGACGCCATCGTAGCGAGCGCCGCTGGCTACACCCGGCATTCGAAGAGCGACAGTACAAAAACCGATACCATGGGATATCGAAATCTGGTGGATGCGGCAAAGGAAGCAGGCATCCCGAGGTTTGTGCTGATCTCCATTCTGGAGAGTGACAAGGCAGTGACCGTGCCACATTTTCACAATAAATACCTGACGGAAAAATACCTGGCCGAAAAGCAGCAACCCTTCGTCGCCTTGAGGCCCGGTGCTTTTTTCGACTGGGCCGATGATTTCATGCTTCGCAAAATAAAAAAGGGAATTGTTCCCATGTTCTTTGATAATGTGGATTATGGAACGATCTACACGCCCGACCTGGCCCGGTATGCTGCCATTGCAGCTACTTCGTTACCCGAGTCCGAAGTGAACACCGCCATTGATGTAGGTTGGGCTACACCGGTCAATGGAGACACGCTCGCAGCAGCCTTCGAAAAGGTGCTCAGAAAGCCGATGTTGGCAAAGGCCGTGGTGCCCGCTTTTGTAATTAAGGCGATCGCACCGATCTTCGCCATGTTCAGTCATAACATGAAGGATATGCTGGAAATGGTAAAATGGGTCAATACCGGCGTGTACGTGAGCCGAAACACGGAAAGACAGAAGAAACTCTTTGGCGATCTGCCGACGATTGAAGAAGCTATCACACGGTATTGCAGAGACCGGCATTTGATCTAA
- a CDS encoding cupin domain-containing protein, giving the protein MEIKRLGSQPSGKGPADWFTGTVRIDPLFQPNEHARAAAATVTFEPGARTAWHTHPLGQTLIVVSGLGRVQREGGPVEEIRPGDVVWFLPGEKHWHGASPTLAMSHIAVQEQLNGKVVDWMEKVTDEQYQKQ; this is encoded by the coding sequence ATGGAGATCAAGAGATTAGGATCACAACCCTCCGGGAAAGGGCCGGCAGACTGGTTCACCGGCACTGTGCGCATTGACCCTTTGTTCCAACCCAACGAGCACGCGCGGGCCGCTGCGGCCACGGTGACATTCGAGCCTGGCGCGAGAACCGCGTGGCACACACACCCCCTGGGACAAACGTTGATCGTAGTTTCAGGACTTGGGCGGGTGCAACGCGAAGGCGGTCCTGTTGAAGAAATCCGTCCCGGCGATGTGGTGTGGTTTTTACCCGGCGAAAAGCATTGGCATGGAGCCTCTCCTACTCTCGCGATGAGTCACATCGCCGTCCAGGAACAACTGAACGGAAAAGTGGTTGACTGGATGGAAAAAGTCACCGATGAACAATATCAAAAACAATGA
- a CDS encoding YdeI/OmpD-associated family protein, which translates to MNPKVDWFFNKAKKWQEEYDKLRMIVLDCGLTEELKWGCPCYTFEGNNIVLIHGFKEYCALLFMKGALLKDAKGILIQQTENVQVARQIRFTDVEEITGLEPVLKSYIKEAIKVEKAGVKAPLKKTSEFKMPEEFKNVLDGTPALKKAFYALTPGRQRGYLLYFSSAKQSKTREARIEKNMPRILKGKGLEDE; encoded by the coding sequence ATGAATCCTAAGGTCGACTGGTTTTTTAATAAAGCCAAAAAGTGGCAGGAAGAATATGACAAATTGAGAATGATCGTTCTTGACTGCGGGCTGACCGAAGAATTGAAGTGGGGTTGTCCTTGCTACACGTTCGAGGGTAATAATATCGTTCTCATCCATGGATTTAAGGAATACTGTGCGCTCCTGTTCATGAAAGGCGCCTTGCTAAAAGATGCGAAAGGTATTCTGATCCAACAAACGGAGAATGTGCAAGTGGCCCGCCAGATCCGGTTCACCGATGTTGAGGAAATAACGGGCCTGGAACCGGTCTTGAAAAGCTATATCAAGGAAGCCATCAAAGTGGAAAAAGCCGGTGTGAAAGCGCCCCTAAAGAAGACCTCAGAATTTAAGATGCCGGAAGAATTTAAAAATGTTTTGGATGGAACGCCTGCCTTGAAGAAAGCATTTTATGCACTGACACCCGGAAGGCAAAGAGGATACCTGCTTTATTTCTCCTCTGCTAAACAATCGAAGACCCGAGAGGCAAGGATTGAAAAAAATATGCCAAGGATTTTGAAGGGGAAGGGATTAGAGGACGAATAG
- a CDS encoding SDR family NAD(P)-dependent oxidoreductase: protein MAKIFITGSADGLGQLSANALVNQGHDVVLHARNAARGREALKKVEGASHVLTGDLSSMEETKNLADQVNALGVFDAVIHNAGVYQTAAKEIFAINTIAPYLLTCLIQKPKRLVYLSSGMHLQGRANLDSFKTNINRISYSDSKLHVLMLCMAVAHEWTGVYSNAVDPGWVPTRMGGQGAPDDLEKGYETQTWLAVSDDDHAKVNGRYLYHRKEKRHNPEADDVMLRERFLKVCHEVTGIPFPRR from the coding sequence ATGGCAAAAATATTTATCACCGGATCAGCTGACGGGCTCGGCCAGCTGTCTGCAAACGCACTCGTAAATCAGGGCCACGACGTTGTGCTGCACGCGCGCAATGCAGCACGCGGTCGCGAAGCCTTGAAAAAAGTTGAGGGGGCAAGTCATGTTTTGACGGGAGATCTGTCCAGTATGGAAGAGACAAAAAATCTTGCGGACCAGGTCAATGCCCTAGGCGTCTTCGATGCCGTGATTCACAACGCTGGAGTTTATCAGACCGCGGCGAAGGAGATCTTCGCTATCAACACCATAGCGCCCTATCTGCTTACGTGTCTCATTCAAAAACCGAAGCGCCTGGTTTACTTAAGCTCCGGAATGCATTTACAGGGACGGGCTAATCTCGACAGCTTCAAAACAAACATCAATCGCATAAGCTATTCCGATTCGAAGCTGCATGTTTTAATGCTATGCATGGCAGTAGCCCATGAGTGGACCGGTGTTTATTCGAATGCCGTAGATCCCGGCTGGGTTCCAACGAGGATGGGTGGACAGGGTGCCCCTGACGATCTTGAAAAAGGCTATGAGACGCAGACGTGGCTTGCGGTGAGCGATGATGATCACGCTAAAGTGAACGGTCGCTATCTTTACCATCGAAAGGAAAAACGTCATAATCCCGAGGCAGACGATGTGATGCTGAGGGAAAGATTTCTAAAGGTGTGCCATGAGGTGACCGGCATTCCATTCCCCCGACGGTGA
- a CDS encoding MATE family efflux transporter, with protein sequence MEMQKNLSAELPHQPAQSFWAALKDAIAGSEADYTSIPLKRAILLLAVPMILELVMESTFAVVDIYFVGKLGASAVATVGLTETYLFLLYSIAMGLAMAVTAIVARRIGEKNREEAGKAAVQSIFLAVLCSVPFSIAGLFFAKDLLKLMGGDAWAIEEGYRYTQWMLGGNAIIVLLFVINAIFRGGGDAAIAMRVLWIANGINIVLVPVLINGLGPFPALGIQGAAIATSIGRGTGVIIQLWALFRSGKHIQVKLSQVYWDAKVALGIIKTSLGGVGQMIVSMTSWIFLMRILSDVGSEAVAGSTIALRIMMFTLMPAWGLSNAAATLVGQNLGAGHAERAESSVWKIGVYNMVFLVGVSAIYFFYNESLVKIFSDDPQVIRIGAEWLRILSYSYFVYGWWMVSVQAFNGAGDTKTPTKINVVFFWLIQIPLCYLLAVKLNWAHSGVFWGVFVSETSVGLFTLWLFSKGKWKTVKV encoded by the coding sequence ATGGAAATGCAAAAGAACCTCAGCGCTGAATTACCACACCAACCCGCGCAGTCTTTCTGGGCTGCACTCAAAGATGCCATCGCAGGATCGGAGGCGGACTACACGTCCATACCCCTTAAAAGAGCCATCTTGCTGCTGGCCGTTCCCATGATCCTGGAGCTCGTCATGGAGTCTACGTTCGCGGTGGTGGACATCTACTTCGTCGGCAAACTGGGCGCCTCGGCTGTAGCTACTGTAGGACTTACGGAGACTTATTTGTTTCTATTATATTCCATCGCCATGGGCTTGGCCATGGCGGTTACCGCCATCGTTGCGCGACGAATAGGGGAGAAGAATAGAGAGGAAGCGGGAAAGGCAGCTGTTCAATCCATCTTTCTGGCGGTGTTGTGTTCGGTACCCTTTTCTATCGCGGGCCTTTTCTTTGCCAAAGATCTGTTGAAACTCATGGGAGGAGATGCGTGGGCGATCGAAGAGGGATATCGCTATACACAATGGATGTTGGGGGGCAACGCCATCATCGTGCTGTTGTTTGTGATCAACGCGATCTTTCGCGGCGGCGGAGATGCGGCGATCGCCATGCGCGTGCTTTGGATCGCCAATGGTATTAACATTGTCCTGGTCCCCGTTCTGATCAATGGCCTGGGACCTTTCCCTGCGCTGGGCATACAAGGGGCAGCGATCGCTACCAGCATCGGCCGTGGCACCGGCGTGATCATCCAACTATGGGCGCTCTTCCGCAGTGGTAAACATATCCAGGTTAAACTTTCACAAGTCTACTGGGATGCAAAAGTGGCGCTGGGCATTATAAAAACTTCCCTGGGTGGAGTAGGACAGATGATCGTCAGCATGACCTCGTGGATCTTCCTGATGCGGATCCTTTCCGATGTGGGTAGCGAGGCCGTTGCAGGTTCCACGATCGCCCTGCGCATCATGATGTTTACCCTAATGCCCGCTTGGGGCTTATCCAATGCCGCAGCAACGCTCGTCGGCCAGAACTTGGGTGCAGGCCACGCCGAGCGGGCCGAGTCTTCTGTTTGGAAGATCGGTGTGTATAACATGGTGTTCCTGGTGGGCGTGTCGGCGATTTACTTTTTTTATAACGAATCATTAGTGAAGATCTTTAGCGATGACCCCCAGGTGATTCGTATCGGGGCGGAATGGCTGCGGATCCTTTCCTATTCTTATTTTGTCTACGGCTGGTGGATGGTTTCCGTACAGGCTTTCAACGGCGCTGGCGATACGAAAACACCAACCAAGATCAACGTCGTGTTTTTCTGGCTGATCCAGATCCCTTTGTGCTACCTGCTGGCCGTCAAACTAAATTGGGCACATTCCGGTGTGTTCTGGGGCGTATTCGTTTCAGAAACTTCCGTGGGACTCTTCACGCTGTGGCTTTTTTCCAAAGGAAAATGGAAGACGGTTAAGGTCTGA
- a CDS encoding VOC family protein produces the protein MNAFDKLVMFSMAVKDMVAAKDFYADKLGFKITSDYRQSDNHWWVSLDFPGGGMTITLTTAHENMKPGTMKLYLSTPDIQATHRQLTEKGVTLAGGIKDDLYGPGSGVKWFSFNDPDGNQWITMQPKSW, from the coding sequence ATGAATGCATTTGATAAACTTGTGATGTTCAGCATGGCGGTAAAGGATATGGTCGCCGCCAAAGATTTCTATGCCGACAAACTTGGCTTTAAGATCACTTCGGACTACCGCCAAAGCGATAATCATTGGTGGGTATCGCTCGACTTTCCGGGTGGTGGAATGACGATCACCCTCACAACGGCCCACGAGAACATGAAGCCCGGGACGATGAAACTGTATCTCTCAACCCCGGATATTCAAGCGACCCACAGGCAACTTACGGAGAAAGGCGTTACGCTGGCGGGCGGCATAAAGGATGACCTATACGGTCCCGGATCAGGAGTCAAGTGGTTTAGTTTTAACGACCCGGACGGCAACCAATGGATTACGATGCAACCAAAATCCTGGTGA
- a CDS encoding winged helix-turn-helix transcriptional regulator, producing the protein MDKKTSTKKHTAESCKKARLALRDTLDVVGGKWKLILISTLRDGKKRFRELSREAGITPRILSKELQELEMNGLVSRTVCDTRPVTVEYALTPYSKTLTDVIVAMHKWGEQHRKKIIGHA; encoded by the coding sequence ATGGACAAGAAGACTTCAACAAAAAAGCACACGGCAGAATCCTGTAAAAAAGCAAGACTCGCGTTGCGGGACACGCTCGATGTCGTGGGTGGAAAATGGAAGCTCATCCTCATCTCCACACTGCGGGATGGAAAAAAGAGGTTCAGGGAATTGTCGAGAGAAGCAGGAATTACACCGAGGATCTTGTCAAAGGAGCTGCAAGAACTCGAGATGAATGGGCTGGTGAGCCGGACGGTTTGTGACACCCGACCCGTTACGGTCGAGTATGCGCTCACCCCCTATAGCAAAACACTAACCGACGTGATTGTGGCTATGCACAAATGGGGAGAGCAACATCGGAAGAAGATCATCGGGCATGCTTGA
- a CDS encoding DUF1593 domain-containing protein, whose translation MRKQTLLLSLLLLFGVDTAWCQQPAKKPNVIVLTDIEADPDDTQSLIRFLLYSNQWNVEGLIATTSIHQKLTVAPESIARVLEAYKRVLLYLTIHDPGFPMTDVLMAKIKSGLPVYGMAGVGKGKDSPGSDWIVNILERPDNDPVWFSVWGGPNTLAQALWKIKEEKQPAEAARIFKKVRVYTISDQDDSGPWIRKNFPDIFYVVTPGYNYTNATWLGMAFPSPGSNTEVTSNKWLAENIQQGHGPLGAAYPDVAYGMEGDTPAFLNLIDNGLSDPEHPNFGGWGGRYEYYLPAFTDSNVGPFKRANWPKDEPETRPIWTNASDSVLSALDKKVHFGNRETIWRWREEYQNDFAARICWTSKDFTACNHPPIPKLDHGDKLTVKSGEQFYLSAKGSKDPDGDSMSYYWFCYPEAGTYRGTVSFRPYAPNLYRLPVTAPVVKKAETLHFILKVSDKGSPALTRYKRVIVTVEP comes from the coding sequence ATGAGAAAGCAAACGCTGCTGCTAAGTCTATTGTTGTTATTTGGAGTTGACACCGCCTGGTGCCAACAACCGGCAAAGAAACCCAACGTGATCGTGTTGACCGACATCGAAGCCGATCCCGACGACACGCAGTCGCTGATTCGGTTTCTGCTCTATTCGAATCAATGGAACGTTGAAGGATTGATCGCCACAACATCGATCCACCAGAAGTTGACCGTTGCTCCCGAATCGATCGCCAGGGTCCTGGAGGCCTACAAGCGGGTACTGCTCTATCTCACCATACACGACCCCGGTTTTCCCATGACCGATGTGTTGATGGCGAAGATAAAAAGCGGGCTGCCGGTTTACGGTATGGCGGGCGTTGGAAAAGGGAAGGATTCGCCCGGATCGGATTGGATCGTAAACATTTTGGAGCGGCCCGACAACGACCCGGTTTGGTTCTCGGTATGGGGCGGCCCCAACACGCTCGCGCAGGCGCTGTGGAAAATCAAGGAAGAGAAACAACCCGCGGAAGCCGCGCGGATCTTCAAAAAAGTCCGCGTCTACACCATTTCAGATCAGGATGACAGCGGACCGTGGATCCGGAAAAATTTTCCCGACATTTTTTATGTCGTCACACCCGGATACAACTACACCAACGCCACCTGGCTTGGGATGGCCTTTCCGTCGCCGGGAAGCAACACGGAGGTCACCTCCAACAAATGGCTGGCCGAAAATATCCAGCAAGGCCATGGCCCGCTGGGCGCCGCCTATCCCGACGTGGCCTATGGCATGGAAGGAGACACACCGGCTTTTCTGAACCTGATCGATAATGGCCTGAGCGATCCCGAGCACCCGAATTTCGGAGGCTGGGGTGGACGCTATGAATATTATCTTCCCGCGTTCACCGATTCGAACGTAGGCCCATTCAAGCGGGCGAACTGGCCGAAGGACGAACCCGAAACCCGGCCCATCTGGACGAACGCTTCCGACTCCGTGCTTTCGGCGCTCGATAAGAAGGTCCACTTCGGCAACCGGGAAACGATCTGGCGATGGCGGGAAGAATATCAAAACGATTTTGCCGCCAGGATCTGCTGGACCTCAAAAGATTTCACCGCCTGCAATCACCCGCCCATACCCAAGCTTGACCATGGCGACAAACTCACCGTGAAATCAGGAGAGCAATTTTATCTTTCTGCAAAAGGGTCGAAAGATCCCGACGGCGACTCGATGAGTTATTATTGGTTTTGTTACCCCGAAGCAGGAACGTACAGGGGTACCGTGAGCTTCAGGCCCTATGCCCCCAATTTGTATCGTCTCCCCGTTACCGCACCCGTTGTGAAGAAGGCCGAAACCCTTCACTTTATTCTCAAGGTTTCCGATAAAGGTTCGCCTGCGCTCACACGGTATAAACGGGTGATCGTTACGGTTGAACCTTGA
- a CDS encoding DoxX family protein, with protein sequence MISQKATAITGWILTILLAFLFSMSALMKLTLNETGLVQASALGIEAGTFRMIGVIEILSVILFVVPRTGVAGALLLIAYMGGAIATHVQHQQSVAGVVLIEVLIWLTASLRFPELGRRLIRYGEKNLG encoded by the coding sequence ATGATATCACAAAAAGCGACTGCGATTACGGGCTGGATTCTTACCATCCTCTTGGCTTTTCTATTTTCGATGAGCGCCCTCATGAAATTAACCCTTAACGAAACGGGGCTCGTGCAGGCCTCCGCATTGGGTATAGAAGCCGGCACGTTTCGAATGATAGGGGTCATCGAAATTTTATCCGTGATCCTCTTTGTCGTGCCGCGCACCGGAGTGGCAGGTGCCCTTTTGCTTATTGCTTATATGGGCGGAGCCATTGCTACCCACGTGCAACACCAGCAATCCGTTGCAGGCGTTGTATTGATAGAAGTTTTGATCTGGCTTACGGCCAGCCTTCGATTCCCTGAATTGGGACGACGATTGATCCGCTATGGAGAAAAGAATTTAGGTTAA